The sequence AAACATGGGTGTCGTTGTCACGATCATGAAATTGATTGCACATTTTCAATTTGACTAAAAAAATGATTTAAACAACTCACTTACTAACGTTGTTGTTTCTAAATAGATATTATAGCCTTTACATAAAGAACTCTAAATTTAAATTCATCACTTACAGAGTAGGCATATAATACCTGTTTCCAAAAAAAATATATGCAAAGCTACTATTGACATGTATATATATATAGTATCATTCACATATTGAAAAGGCAGAATATTTTGTAATTTCCGAAAAATCGGTGGAAGAATGTAATATGTTTATTAAAACTGCATCGGTTTTTTTAGTTTATTAATTGTTTTATCGCTAGTTTCAGTTACTACTACTGTTTTGGCAGATAGTATGGATCCAAATGAATTAAATATTGAAAAAAAACGAATCGGACTCGAGCGTAAGTTATGAGGAAAATATCATCGAAGAAAATATTCCTTACCTCTACGAACCTCTTATTTTAAATAACGGAGAGTTTGCTAAAGTACCAGAATTTAGCGCCCGAGTTAATTTACCTGTAGGGGTTCCTATGAACTGGAAATATGTTTCAACTTACACTGGTAATAATGTCACTCCTGAATATATAAAATCTAAGGCTAGCGTTTTCGTGGCAGGTATTATGGCCGTACTATCTTCAAAAGCCAAAAGCAAGTTTTTCGCTGGAGCTGCAACGGCTGAGGCATTAAGAAAATCTAATTATGCGATGAAAAAAAAATACTGGACCACAAGAAAGTATGTTTCTAAAGATGCTCGTAATGTTTATGTTAAATTTGAAGTGAAAATATATAATGACTCCGCAAGAAAAAAATTAGTACAGTCTTATACAGAAAATCATGTTAGGTAATTATAGAAGCAATAAAAAAAGCGCTCATTATAATTGAGTGCTTTTCTTTTATTAGTAGGAGGTATTCATGAAAAAACGTATATTGGCATTCGCCATTTTACCAATTCAGGTATTAGTAATTAATAGTGCAGTGAAAATTTTAGAACCAGAGTATCCTCACTCTATTGTTTTACATCTCCCTTCTTTTTTCACTGTAACTCTATTGTTTTTTGTTAGTATCAATTTACATAAGACTGTTTTAAAGCATGACTGGCAATTTTTCAAAAGAAAAAAAATGAAGCTATTTCTTTTTTCTTTTCTAGGTGCCTTTCTATTTCAACATATCATGAATGCCGCTAATGACTTCATGATTTACTTAAATATGTTTAACTATCCAGTTAGTCTGGAAGCGAATGTTACTTTACAAAATTTACATCCTATACAAGTGGTGTTCCTCCCTATTATTAAGGTTTATTATCTCCTAACAACTATCAACGAAGAGTTATATTTTAGATATAATTTTCTGTATAGTAATCACAAAAGAAAATTAACTTCTCTATTTTTATTAATATTGTCATCAATTTTATTTGGAATGGCACATTATTTTTTCACAAATAGTCTCATTGGAACGTTTCCTTATATAATTGGCGGTTTATTCTTGGGGTTAATTTATCTTAAAACCAAAAATATATATTATGTAATTGGTATTCATTTTTTAAATAATTTAATATATGGCCTATTACAGTGAAGTCAAAACCGCTATTTACTTGTTTTTGTTTGTTCCTTTTTTTATATTTTTATTTGTCAAATTAAGCTAGACAAAATATCATTATTAACATAACTCAAAAATACTTCCAATGGTGTTTTATAGTTCAATGACTTTCTAGGAATGTTATTTCTTTTAGAAGCAACAGACTGAATGAACGCTTCATCAACTTCATTGAAATTCATTCTCTTAGGTAGTCCGTCCTTGCGTAATAATCCGTTGGAGTTCTCATTTAACCCTCTTTGTGAGGGAGTACCTGGATCAGCAAAGTAGATATTAATATCATTGGAGTTACTGACAGATTTCCAATTAGAAAATTCTTTACCACAATCAAACGTAATAGACTTAAATAAATGAGTGGGAATTGTTTTAAACCAGTTGTTTAAACTGTTTTCAATATCTATTGCTTGTCTGCCGGTAGGTTTCAACGTAATAATTACTTTTGATAGTCTTTCAACTAAGGTAATAACAGCACTTTTATGATTTCTGCCAACGATAGTGTCACCTTCAAGGTGACCAAACTCACTTTTGAAGTGACGATTTTCCTTATCACGCTGATGAATCGTTCTTTTAAAAGCTTGTTTACCTCTCTTTTCTTTGTGACCATTCGGCTTTCTTTTCCCTTTCATTGGTAAGGCGGCTAAGTTAAAATAGCCACGCTTAAATAGTCTATAAAGAGTACGAACAGAACAAGAAATAGGAAACTCGTTACGACCAATAATCACGTCTGGTGTCCACCCTTGAGCCACTTTCTTTTGAATATAGTCAGTTTCATTATCAGGTAAAAGGATAGGAAGTCTCCCACAATTTTTTTTATTATTTTTGTATCGTTGGTAGTAATCTAGCATAGATAAACCATCATCTAAAGCGTTGTAAACATTATAAATAGTTTGTCTCGAACGTTTTAAAGTCTCTGCAACAAATTTAACTTTCTTAGTTTGATGATAATATGATTCTATTAAAACGAGTTCATCTGTAGTAAGATGTGTATAGGTCATTTGTGATCACTCTCCTTGTTTTCTTTCGTCGGAAATACAATTTGAGTGTATCACAAATGATTTTTTTAATTGTCTAGCTTAATTTTACAATCGGCGTATATAAAATAATGATTAATGAAAGACAAAGAGGAATATAGTTTATAAACTTAAATTTATAAGCCGGAGCGACTATACAAGCCCATGAAATAAATCCCATCAAAAACAGAAAATAAGATGAGTTGAGTATTCTATTTATCTTATTAATTGACACCACCACCTTGTCTCTTTTTATTTATTATTATATCTAATCACCAATTATATTAATAGTTACTAGGCTACGTCAGA comes from Brochothrix thermosphacta DSM 20171 = FSL F6-1036 and encodes:
- a CDS encoding IS30 family transposase, which encodes MTYTHLTTDELVLIESYYHQTKKVKFVAETLKRSRQTIYNVYNALDDGLSMLDYYQRYKNNKKNCGRLPILLPDNETDYIQKKVAQGWTPDVIIGRNEFPISCSVRTLYRLFKRGYFNLAALPMKGKRKPNGHKEKRGKQAFKRTIHQRDKENRHFKSEFGHLEGDTIVGRNHKSAVITLVERLSKVIITLKPTGRQAIDIENSLNNWFKTIPTHLFKSITFDCGKEFSNWKSVSNSNDINIYFADPGTPSQRGLNENSNGLLRKDGLPKRMNFNEVDEAFIQSVASKRNNIPRKSLNYKTPLEVFLSYVNNDILSSLI
- a CDS encoding CPBP family intramembrane glutamic endopeptidase; translated protein: MKKRILAFAILPIQVLVINSAVKILEPEYPHSIVLHLPSFFTVTLLFFVSINLHKTVLKHDWQFFKRKKMKLFLFSFLGAFLFQHIMNAANDFMIYLNMFNYPVSLEANVTLQNLHPIQVVFLPIIKVYYLLTTINEELYFRYNFLYSNHKRKLTSLFLLILSSILFGMAHYFFTNSLIGTFPYIIGGLFLGLIYLKTKNIYYVIGIHFLNNLIYGLLQ